One region of Hemiscyllium ocellatum isolate sHemOce1 chromosome 32, sHemOce1.pat.X.cur, whole genome shotgun sequence genomic DNA includes:
- the LOC132830888 gene encoding zinc finger protein 239-like, with the protein MSKHQHSHTGERLWKCADCGKGFLYPSQLETHQRSHTGEKPFTCADCGKGFTSPSRLLIHQRVHTGEKPFTCSDCGKAFTQSTNLRTHQRVHTRERPFICSDCGMGFTQSSNLLKHRRVHTGEKPFTCSECGKAFTQTTHLLIHQRIHTGERPLTCSVCGKGFADSNSLLIHQRVHTGEKPFICSECGKGFTCSSNLLRHQSVHNGERPFTCSECGKGFNRSSYLLEHQRVHTGERPFTCSKCGRGFNRSSYLLEHQRVHTRDMDHSLARSVGKDSLSHPIC; encoded by the coding sequence ATGTCTAAACACCAgcacagtcacactggggagagactgtggaaatgtgcagacTGCGGGAAGGGCTTCCTTTACCCATCCCAGCTGGAAACTCACCAACGGAgtcacactggagagaaaccaTTCACCTGCGCTgattgtgggaagggattcacttcACCATCCAGGCTACTgatacaccagcgagttcacactggagagaaaccattcacctgctccgaTTGTGGAAAAGCATTCACTCAGTCAACAAATCTGCGAACACACCAGCGAGTGCACACTAGAGAGAGACCATTCATCTGCTCTGATTGTGGGatgggattcactcagtcatccaaTTTACTTAAACACCGGCgtgttcacactggagagaaaccgTTCACTTGTTCTGAATGTGGGAAGGCATTCACTCAGACAACTCACCTGCTGATACACCAGCGaattcacactggagagagaccATTGACCTGTTCCGTGTGTGGGAAAGGCTTTGCTGACTCAAATTCCTTGCTGATACACCAGAGAGTTCACACTGGTGAGAAACCATTTATCtgctccgagtgtgggaagggattcacttgCTCATCTAACTTACTGAGACACCAGAGTGTACACaatggggagagaccattcacctgttcagagtgcgggaagggtttCAATCGGTCATCATACCTGCTGgagcaccagcgagttcacactggagagagaccattcacctgttcCAAGTGTGGGAGGGGTTTCAATCGGTCATCTTACCTGCTGgagcaccagcgagttcacactagAGATATGGACCATTCACTTGCTCggagtgtgggaaaggattcactcagtcatccaaTCTGTTAA